The Pseudomonas sp. MM223 genome segment TGGTTCAGTACCTGGGCCTCGGCCAGGCGAGCATCCAGTTCGGCCTGCTCGGCGCGCATACGCGCATCACGGTAGTCTTCGGTCAGCATGTTGGCCTTGGCCCGGGCCAGCTTGTCTTCAGCCAGCTTCAGCGTTTCGACCTGCTCGGTGGCACCTACGGCCCTGGCCTGCTCCAGTGCCTGTTCGGAAATGCGCATTTGCTCGTCAGGGGCCGGATCATTGGCGCAGCCAGCCAGGCCGAGCACGGCCAAGGCAAGGATTAGTAGTTGGGTTCTCACGCAATCTTCCTAGTGTTTGGGGGCGTCCACTGGCACCTGCAACTGCGCTTTCCAGCGCTCGACATTACGTTGCAGTACGGCCTCGGACGCACCGGAGATCGGCAATTCTGTCAGTTTTTTCGCCAATTGCCCACGCAACCAGCTGTCATTGCATGCCGAGTTGTGCGAAAGGGCCAGGTACAGGCCGGGCCGGTCCACCGGCAGGCCGCGGGCGATCAGGTCATTGCTCATGCCCAGGCTCTGGGCCATGGCCATACCCGAATAGCGACCGGCAAGCACATAGTCCACCTGGCCAAGCACCAGCTTCTGGAACGCCTGGGTCAGGTTCTGCGCCGGCACCAGTTTCAGCTGGGCCTTGGCAAACGCAGTAAAGGCCGGGGTCAGGCGCGCGCGCTCGGACAAGCTCCCCTGGTATTTGGCCAGGTCCGCCGGGCCATCGAAGGTCATCTCGGCGTCGTGGCGGGTCCACACCAGGTATTCGTTGAGTTGAAGGGGTGGGTGGATGTAGTCCAGCGCAGTGAGTTGTTCGACCTGCATGGGCGTATCGAGCAGCAGGTCCATACGCCCGCTGCGCACTTCCTCCAGCGCCTGGTCACGACGGCCTGCATTCAGCACTTCCACCTTCACACCCAGCTCGCCAGCCACCTGGCGCAGCAGGTCCACGTTGGCACCGATCAGGTGTTTCGGGTCTTTCGGGTCCTGCCACGAATAGGGCGGCGCATCAGGGCTGCCGGTTGCCACCAGACGTTCGCATTTGCCTGCCGCCATGGCCAGCGGCGACACCAACACCGCCATGCATGCCAGTACCCTGCCCGCTACGCGCAACGTCATCCCTCACTCCTCAACCCATAAAAAAACCCGGCCCTCACATCGAGGGCCGGGTTCTTTATAAGTGAAGCAGGCGGATCAGACCAGCTTTTCCAGCTCCGGAACCGCTTCGAACAGGTCAGCGACCAGGCCGTAGTCGGCTACCTGGAAGATCGGCGCTTCTTCGTCCTTGTTGATCGCAACGATCACTTTGGAGTCTTTCATGCCGGCCAGGTGCTGGATCGCGCCGGAGATACCGACGGCGATGTACAGCTGTGGCGCAACGATCTTGCCGGTCTGGCCGACCTGCATGTCGTTCGGCACGAAGCCTGCGTCAACCGCGGCACGCGAAGCACCAACGGCAGCGCCGAGCTTGTCGGCCAGGCTGTACAGGTGCTTGAAGTTGTCACCGTTGCCCATGCCGCGGCCGCCGGAAACGACGATCTTGGCAGCGGTCAGCTCTGGGCGGTCGGACTTGGCCAGCTCTTCACCGACGAAGGCCGAGATACCGGCGTTGTGCGCGGCACCCACTGCTTCAACGGCAGCCGAGCCACCTTCGGCGGCGACTGGGTCGAAGCCGGTGGTACGCACGGTGATGACCTTGACCGAAGCACTCGATTGCACGGTGGCAATGGCGTTGCCGGCATAGATCGGGCGCTTGAAGGTGTCGGCGGACTCCACCGAGATGATCTCGGAGATCTGGTCCACATCCAGCAGCGCGGCAACGCGCGGCAGGATGTTCTTGCCGTTGGTCGTGGCCGGGGCCAGCACGTGGCTGTAACCGCTCGCCAGCTCTTTGATCAGCGGCGCGACGTTCTCTGGCAGCACGTGGGCGTAGGCGGCGTTATCGGCAACCAGTACCTTGGCCACACCAGCAATCTTGGCAGCGGATTCGGCAATGCCACCCACGTTCTGGCCAGCGACCAGTACGTGGACGTCACCACCAATCTTGGCGGCAGCGGCAA includes the following:
- the etfA gene encoding Electron transfer flavoprotein subunit alpha (*Name etfA) yields the protein MTILVVAEYENGAVAPATLNTVAAAAKIGGDVHVLVAGQNVGGIAESAAKIAGVAKVLVADNAAYAHVLPENVAPLIKELASGYSHVLAPATTNGKNILPRVAALLDVDQISEIISVESADTFKRPIYAGNAIATVQSSASVKVITVRTTGFDPVAAEGGSAAVEAVGAAHNAGISAFVGEELAKSDRPELTAAKIVVSGGRGMGNGDNFKHLYSLADKLGAAVGASRAAVDAGFVPNDMQVGQTGKIVAPQLYIAVGISGAIQHLAGMKDSKVIVAINKDEEAPIFQVADYGLVADLFEAVPELEKLV